In the genome of Bacillus sp. S3, one region contains:
- a CDS encoding Gfo/Idh/MocA family protein produces MNIQIGIVGTGNFGYHHGAILSQMDGVQIRSICGTSIDKAEKLAAKFDGAKGYSHIEDMLDANELDAVYICVPPGAHGEIERELVHRSIPFFVEKPLGVDLETPRNLLTAIQQKSLITSVGYHFRYTESVQLVKKMMSACTSGITLGQWMGTMPGVDWWKNQRISGGQFIEQTTHIVDLLRYVCGEIDEVYAMFGTSATAEKDPSITVADVGTVNMELKNGTVANIANTCLLPPPMSRTGMTFYTDQGTIDWSPSRLDVNFEGTQSKFSDSMNPYQTESEAFLHAVRTGDSSRILSDYHDAYQTHRVTCAALESATKGIPIILRDDNEG; encoded by the coding sequence GTGAACATACAGATTGGAATAGTAGGAACGGGGAATTTTGGGTATCACCATGGAGCGATATTATCACAAATGGACGGTGTTCAAATTCGCTCTATTTGTGGTACCAGCATAGATAAAGCTGAAAAACTCGCCGCCAAATTTGATGGGGCAAAAGGGTATAGTCATATAGAGGATATGCTCGATGCTAACGAATTGGATGCTGTATATATCTGTGTTCCCCCTGGAGCACATGGAGAGATAGAACGGGAGTTAGTCCACCGCTCTATTCCCTTTTTTGTAGAGAAGCCGCTGGGTGTTGACCTGGAAACCCCTCGTAACTTACTAACAGCCATTCAGCAGAAATCATTGATTACCTCGGTTGGATATCACTTTCGCTATACAGAATCGGTCCAGTTGGTAAAGAAGATGATGAGTGCCTGCACATCTGGGATTACTCTGGGGCAATGGATGGGCACTATGCCTGGAGTTGACTGGTGGAAAAACCAACGAATATCGGGGGGACAGTTTATCGAACAAACCACCCATATAGTTGATTTACTCCGTTATGTATGTGGAGAAATTGATGAGGTGTATGCTATGTTTGGCACGAGTGCGACCGCTGAAAAGGATCCATCTATAACAGTAGCTGATGTGGGTACAGTAAATATGGAGCTAAAAAACGGAACAGTGGCGAACATTGCGAATACTTGCCTTCTTCCCCCTCCCATGTCAAGAACAGGAATGACTTTTTATACCGATCAGGGGACGATCGACTGGTCGCCATCCCGGTTAGACGTGAACTTCGAGGGGACACAATCCAAGTTTTCCGATTCTATGAATCCCTATCAAACAGAAAGTGAAGCATTCCTACACGCTGTTAGGACGGGGGATTCTTCCCGAATATTATCAGATTATCATGACGCCTATCAGACCCACCGCGTTACCTGTGCGGCATTGGAATCAGCCACCAAAGGCATTCCGATTATATTACGTGATGATAATGAAGGGTAA